One window of Trichocoleus sp. genomic DNA carries:
- a CDS encoding GNAT family N-acetyltransferase has translation MNRFISIATSTQLEAIQSLQGLPALPPKIFAQHKPDAHWVLVQNEMIRASCSLWWQKTPAYLDHQVGLIGHYQAEDNEFAALLLNHACQQLTEQNCTIVIAPMDGNTWRRYRFIIDRGSEPIFFLEPDNPDQWINHFQDQEFTVLANYQSSINTDLTYVDPRMEKIAARMHDLGVQIRSIDLENFETELERIYQLSSISFRHNFLYTPIDRAEFITQYLQVKPYVKPELTLLAEHQHQLVGFLFAVPDISQSQRGQTIDTAIIKTVAALPGKTYAGLGSLLVSQAQTIARQLGYQRVIHALMHDANNSCNLSRHYAHSIRRYVLFAKNLIS, from the coding sequence ATGAATCGGTTTATTTCGATCGCCACTTCAACTCAGCTGGAAGCCATTCAATCCCTTCAAGGCTTGCCCGCTTTACCTCCAAAAATATTTGCACAACACAAACCAGATGCTCACTGGGTACTCGTGCAAAACGAAATGATTCGGGCATCTTGTTCACTGTGGTGGCAAAAAACGCCTGCTTACCTGGATCACCAAGTCGGATTGATTGGACACTACCAGGCAGAAGACAATGAATTTGCTGCGCTTTTGCTCAACCATGCCTGTCAGCAGCTTACAGAACAAAATTGCACGATCGTCATTGCGCCAATGGACGGCAATACCTGGAGACGATATCGGTTCATCATCGATCGCGGTAGCGAACCTATCTTTTTTCTAGAGCCTGATAACCCTGATCAATGGATCAATCACTTTCAAGATCAAGAATTTACAGTTCTAGCGAACTATCAGTCCAGCATCAACACAGATTTAACCTATGTTGATCCACGGATGGAAAAAATTGCGGCAAGAATGCATGATCTCGGTGTGCAAATTCGATCGATTGATCTAGAAAATTTTGAGACAGAACTGGAGCGAATTTATCAGCTCTCCAGTATTAGTTTTCGCCATAATTTTTTATACACGCCGATCGATCGCGCGGAATTCATCACTCAGTATCTTCAGGTTAAACCTTACGTCAAGCCAGAACTCACTTTACTGGCAGAACATCAGCATCAACTTGTTGGTTTTCTGTTTGCAGTTCCCGACATTTCACAGTCACAGAGAGGTCAAACAATCGATACTGCAATTATCAAGACAGTTGCTGCTTTACCCGGAAAAACTTATGCCGGACTAGGTAGTTTACTCGTTTCTCAAGCACAGACGATCGCGCGTCAACTGGGCTATCAACGAGTGATTCACGCACTCATGCATGACGCAAACAACTCGTGTAATCTTAGCCGTCACTATGCTCATTCCATCAGGCGTTATGTTCTTTTTGCCAAAAACTTGATTTCTTAA